The Synechococcus sp. BL107 nucleotide sequence TGATGAAGTTGAAACCCTTACATGCGCAAGCTATGGGGAGTGCCGCTTCTGCGATCTTACTTCTGCCGACTGTAAGTCAAGGGTTGAGTCTGATTCGAACAAAGGGACTACGGACTTATTTTAAATCTGAGACATGAATAAACCCTTTGCCGCATCTATCCAAATGGCCAGAGTTATTGAGGCTATACCAGAGTTAATAGATGACCCTAATGGAACCGGTATGGTCATGAGGGTAAAGCTACGGAGAAATGGCACTATCTATGATTGTCATTGCCACGAATTAGAGTTTCCACTTGGGTTACTGGGAAGCATTTTTCGCCATAAGATGCTTGCCACAATGTTTGTTTTGGTAGATGGCAAGCGTCATGCAAAGATTGTGCCATGGCATTATCAACCAGCAGCAATTCAGTCAACAATAGCTCGGCATCTTATGCGTGAGAGTGCATCTGTTGATCGTCTGAATGCAGAAGCAGTCCGACTTATTTCTGAGAAGTCAGATCCTAGGATTGATTTCTTGGAAAAGATGTACATGCTTGATAGTGCCAATCAAATCGAAGAGAAGGGCGAGAATGATACTGTTTGAATATTCTGTCTCTAGGAAGTTCTGTCCTCCGTTTGATCTAGCGTGAAATGACAGACAATCAAAAATTTATTTGGACTATTGCCTTTAGCTGCCTTTACTTGGTCTTTGGTATGCGATTTTCTCCATGGCTATCAGTTCGCACATACATCTTGCTTAGTGATGTCATGTCATACGATTTATATAGAGCGACACTCTCACCAATACTTGCATTGCTTGTGGCTTTGCCAGGCACCTATCTTATTTTTAAGGTATGGATGGAGAAGTAAAAACTCAAAATATTACGTCAATACCTACAACTAAATAAGGTCTGATACGAACCAATTGATTGCGAACAGCAAAGCCTCAGGACCCAATCTCATGACATCAATCCAAAGTCCAGCCAAAATACAGGCGTCTCGTTTCTTACTCACCTCTAGCGAGATGCAGCCGCCCGTCTTTGAACCAATCACACCTAAACGTGTTAGTGAGCGTTGGTTCCCAAAGGGACGGTCATTTGGTCTCTATGAATCCGGTGGAAGGGTTGCACCCAATGTGACTTCGATCTTGGGATGGAGATTCCCATTTGATAAGTCGAGGTGGAAGAAGTCTGAGCCTGATATTGATCACGATGCTGTTACCAGAGAATCAGCCCAACGAGGCACTGCAGTTCACTTAGCTATGGAGAAGTGGTTACAAAGCCACGACCACACACCTATTGAAAAGCATTTGAAGTGGATTTACCCACTTCAAAGCCTTGTCTCAAGAGCCACCAAAACCTTGGCTGTGGAGATTCCTCTCCACTATTCGATTGCTGGTGTTGGCTCATATGCAGGGAGTTGTGATGGAGTCATGCTTGTCAAAGGCGATGTAGTGCTTATTGACTACAAGACCAAGCGTCCTGGAAAGTATGTCAGCCCCAAATATTGTGAGCAGCAGAGACTTCAACTAGCTGCATATTCCCTTGCAATAAGTGATCTTTATCAAGACCAGCTTCCATCACCAATCACACGGACAAGTCTTTTATTTGCTCATCCTGAAGAGGGTAAACCTGTGACTGTTGTATCGACACAAGGAAATCTTCTTCTTGAGTATCAACAGAAATGGCTCGATCTACTTGGTGAATGGTATGAAGTTCATGGTGAAGAAGTTGCAGATGAGCAAAGTGCTTTCGATTTGGCTAGCTAGGAGGAACTAAAGATGGTAACTTTTGACGATTTTTATAGATCTCTACCAGAGGACAGTAATAAGAGAGGGGAGTATTTCGAGAAGATATTCATTCCTTGGTTCCTAAAGACAGACCCTGTGTGGTCATCCAAGGTCAATCAGGTCTGGCTATGGGACGACTATCCACAACGATGGGGCAAGGATTGTGGAATTGATCTCGTTTATGAGGATACTGAGGGAAAGCACTGGGCAATTCAAAGCAAGTGTGTTGCGCCTGAGCGTGAGATCTCCAAGGCAGAAATCGATAGTTTCCTCAGTGAGTCAAGTGATTCCAGGATTCATGGACGACTGCTGATCGCCTCAACGGATGGCATCGGCAAGAACGCACAACAAGTCCTTGATAGACAGGAAAAGCAAGTTGTCTGTTTCTTGCTTGAGCAGTTCAGGCAATCAGAGGTCGAGTACCCAACGTCCTCAGAAGATCTTTCAGGGGGTCAGAGAAGGAAGAAGCGCACACCACTCCCCCATCAACTGGAAGCAATCAACAACGTCGTAGAGGGTTTCCAGCAGGAAGACAGGGGTCAACTCCTAATGGCGTGTGGCACAGGAAAGACACTGACTTCGCTTTGGATTAAAGAAGCACTGAAGGTCAAGCGGACACTTGTTCTTCTCCCGTCCCTCAGTCTTCTGTCTCAGACCCTTAGGGAGTGGTCAGCAACGAGTCAGGAGAAATTCAACTGGATCTGTGTCTGCTCTGACAAGTCAGTCGCAAAGCAGGACAACACCACTGACAGCATGATTGAGCGTGTCAGTGCACTTGGTGTTCCCGTCACAAGCGACCCAGATGAAATCAAAAGATTCCTTCTGGGCAATGACGGTGGAATTGTGTTCTCGACATATCAATCCTCTCCATTAGTCGAAGAGTCGCAGAGATCACCAGAAGTCCCATCATTTGATATTGCATTTGCAGACGAGGCACATCGTTGTGCAGGAAAAGTTTCAAGTGCTTTTGGCAGCATCCTTGATGACCAGAAGATTAGGTCAAAAAAACGCTTGTTCATGACTGCAACACCAAGAGTGCTGTCAAAGCAAATTAAGAACAAAGCAGATGAAGAGAATATCAATCTTGCCTGTATGGATGACAGTTCACAATTCGGTGAAGTATTCCATCAACTCAATTTCTCAGAGGCAATTGAGAATGATCTGTTAAGCGATTATCAGGTTGTCATCGTAGGCGTTGATGACCCATCTGTTCAGGCCAAAATACTGGACAGAGTGATTGTAGATACAGGTAATGAATGCAATATCGATACAGAAACACTTGCGAATCATATTGCTCTTGCAAAGGCAATTAAAGATTATGACCTGAGTCGAATGATCACCTTTCATAGTCGGGTCAAGTCAGCAAAGAAATTCTCTGAGGACCACCCTTTAATCCTTGATTGGATCCCTGAAGCATCCAAATCATCGAAGTCGGCAATGACTTCATACGTTTCAGGAGAGATGAACGCAAAAAATAGAAATACTGAAATCAATAAGTTGAAAAATGTCAGTGAGCAAGAGTTTGGAATACTTGCCAACGCAAGATGCTTATCTGAAGGAGTTGATGTCCCGACTCTTGATGGAATTGCATTTTTCGATCCCAGGAGCAGTCAGGTCGACATCATTCAGGCAGTTGGTCGTGCAATCCGAAAGAGTGAGAATAAAACCGATGGATACATCATCCTTCCTGTTTATCTTGGTGATACTACCAATGTCGAAGATGAGATCCTGCAAAGCAGGTTTAAAGATATTTGGAGCATTATTCTTGCTCTAAAATCCCAAGATGACTGTATGCGTGACGAGTTGGATCAATTGAGAGTAGAACTCGGCAGAAGGAATGCTCCAACGGAATCAGTCAAAGGATTATCCAAGATTATCTTTGACCTACCTTCTAGTATTTCAACTACTTTTGCGGATTCACTGACGACCATACTTGTAAGAGAAACGACAGAGAACTGGATGGAAAAGTATGGTCAATTTAAGCAATATATTGAGGTGAATGGCAATGCTTTAGTTCCCCAAACTCATCCAGAACTCGGAAGATGGGTGGAGGTGCAACGATTACACAAGAAAAGAGACAAGTTACAAGAAGAACGAATTCAACTTCTTAACATTCTTGGATTCTCATGGGATCCATTCGCAGATTTATGGAAAATAAGATGTCAAGAACTAAAGCAATATACAGAGGACAATGGGAGTATAAGAGTTTCTGAAAATTATCCAGTACTTGGGAGATGGGTTAAAAAGCAGAGATCAAAGAGGAAAAATGGACAGTTGTCGGAAGATCAGATACAAATGCTGAATGATATTGGTTTCATATGGGAACCATTTGCAGAACCTTGGCAAAAAAAATATCAAGAACTTAAGAACTTCATTGAGCATAATGGCAGTAATGAAGTTTCCAATCATTCAGTACTTAGGGTATGGTGTCGTTCGCAGAGATCTGAAAGAAAGGAAGGGAAATTATCAGAAGAACGAATCCAACTTCTTGATAAAATTGGTTTCATCTGGGGTGTAAGAGAAGAAAGATGGCAAGAAAAGTACCAACTTCTCAAAAAATATATTAATCACAATGGTGATGCCAAAGTTCCCGATAAACATCCAACACTTGGAACTTGGGTTAGAACTCAACGAAGAACAAAGAGGGTAGATCAATTATCACAAGAGCGCATCCAACTTCTTGATAAAATTGGATTCATCTGGGACCCACCGCGGGGATGCGGTAAATAACAAAATAACGGAATAAAAGTTCGAAACTGGTTTTCTGAAAAGAAATTAAGTCCATTAAAAGCACCTCGTTTGATCTTCCTTGCCTCGCTTGCATTAAGCAGCATCATTTAATTACTACTCAGGAGCACCTCATGACCAGCGTCAGGAAGATGACGACTATCTGCATCACGCCTGAGCTATCAGCAGCCATTGAAGGACGTCGTAAGCAGTGGGGGCTGAAAAGTAAAGGTGAGGTCATTGACCGCCTCCTCGACTGGATGACGAAGGAACCTGTTGAAGGTAAGGACTGAATCCTTCTTTGCAGCGCTACCGGATCCAGGGACATTGATCTGCATAACGCCAATAGATCGAGGCGTGTCCACTTGCTACTAGCTGTTGCTGGACATTGGATCCATCTACAAAGAGCTCTGCCACGGTTCGTCCATAACGATCAGTGGTAATACGCCGAATGGTGATCTTGCGACCAACTACCAGTTCCCTCAGATAGTCGCGCGCTTCTATTGCCTGGACAGGCTCTGCGCGTTTACCCCGTAACTCAGGGGTATCAATGCAAGCCAACCTGATCTTTTCGCCGGTGCTGCTGGTGCAGGTGTCTCCGTCGTAGCAACTGGTTATCACAACCTGTTCTGAGGTTTGTCCCAGTGCGACCTTCGGGAGCAGAAGCGTCGCAAAGAGGCATAGCCCAAGGTATGCCTTGAGTGAGTGTGACCATCCCCGCTGCCGGTGAACTCTTGAGCGCTTCATTGGCTCATTTGTGTTCCATTGAGTTAAGACCATTTTCCTGACCGCGTCGTTCTAAGGGTTTGACACCTCATCAATACATAAGTGAAGTGCGAGAATAGAGATAACTTGCCGGTGAAGTTGTGGCTACTTTCCTATTCATCATAATGATATTTCTCATAGTGATTCTTGTCATAAGGTC carries:
- a CDS encoding PD-(D/E)XK nuclease family protein; this encodes MIANSKASGPNLMTSIQSPAKIQASRFLLTSSEMQPPVFEPITPKRVSERWFPKGRSFGLYESGGRVAPNVTSILGWRFPFDKSRWKKSEPDIDHDAVTRESAQRGTAVHLAMEKWLQSHDHTPIEKHLKWIYPLQSLVSRATKTLAVEIPLHYSIAGVGSYAGSCDGVMLVKGDVVLIDYKTKRPGKYVSPKYCEQQRLQLAAYSLAISDLYQDQLPSPITRTSLLFAHPEEGKPVTVVSTQGNLLLEYQQKWLDLLGEWYEVHGEEVADEQSAFDLAS
- a CDS encoding DEAD/DEAH box helicase; this encodes MVTFDDFYRSLPEDSNKRGEYFEKIFIPWFLKTDPVWSSKVNQVWLWDDYPQRWGKDCGIDLVYEDTEGKHWAIQSKCVAPEREISKAEIDSFLSESSDSRIHGRLLIASTDGIGKNAQQVLDRQEKQVVCFLLEQFRQSEVEYPTSSEDLSGGQRRKKRTPLPHQLEAINNVVEGFQQEDRGQLLMACGTGKTLTSLWIKEALKVKRTLVLLPSLSLLSQTLREWSATSQEKFNWICVCSDKSVAKQDNTTDSMIERVSALGVPVTSDPDEIKRFLLGNDGGIVFSTYQSSPLVEESQRSPEVPSFDIAFADEAHRCAGKVSSAFGSILDDQKIRSKKRLFMTATPRVLSKQIKNKADEENINLACMDDSSQFGEVFHQLNFSEAIENDLLSDYQVVIVGVDDPSVQAKILDRVIVDTGNECNIDTETLANHIALAKAIKDYDLSRMITFHSRVKSAKKFSEDHPLILDWIPEASKSSKSAMTSYVSGEMNAKNRNTEINKLKNVSEQEFGILANARCLSEGVDVPTLDGIAFFDPRSSQVDIIQAVGRAIRKSENKTDGYIILPVYLGDTTNVEDEILQSRFKDIWSIILALKSQDDCMRDELDQLRVELGRRNAPTESVKGLSKIIFDLPSSISTTFADSLTTILVRETTENWMEKYGQFKQYIEVNGNALVPQTHPELGRWVEVQRLHKKRDKLQEERIQLLNILGFSWDPFADLWKIRCQELKQYTEDNGSIRVSENYPVLGRWVKKQRSKRKNGQLSEDQIQMLNDIGFIWEPFAEPWQKKYQELKNFIEHNGSNEVSNHSVLRVWCRSQRSERKEGKLSEERIQLLDKIGFIWGVREERWQEKYQLLKKYINHNGDAKVPDKHPTLGTWVRTQRRTKRVDQLSQERIQLLDKIGFIWDPPRGCGK
- a CDS encoding thermonuclease family protein; this translates as MKRSRVHRQRGWSHSLKAYLGLCLFATLLLPKVALGQTSEQVVITSCYDGDTCTSSTGEKIRLACIDTPELRGKRAEPVQAIEARDYLRELVVGRKITIRRITTDRYGRTVAELFVDGSNVQQQLVASGHASIYWRYADQCPWIR